One window of the Lynx canadensis isolate LIC74 chromosome D3, mLynCan4.pri.v2, whole genome shotgun sequence genome contains the following:
- the MORC2 gene encoding ATPase MORC2 isoform X1 has product MAFTNYSSLNRAQLTFEYLHTNSTTHEFLFGALAELVDNARDADATRIDIYAERREDLRGGFMLCFLDDGAGMDPSDAASVIQFGKSAKRTPESTQIGQYGNGLKSGSMRIGKDFILFTKKEDTMTCLFLSRTFHEEEGIDEVIVPLPTWNARTREPVTDNVEKFAIETELIYKYSPFRNEEEVMSQFMKIPGDSGTLVIIFNLKLMDNGEPELDIISNPRDIQMAETSPEGTKPERRSFRAYAAVLYIDPRMRIFIHGHKVQTKRLSCCLYKPRMYKYTSSRFKTRAEQEVKKAEHVARIAEEKAREAESKARTLEVRLGGDLTRDSRVMLRQVQNTAITLRREADVKKRIKEAKQRALKEPKELNFVFGVNIEHRDLDGMFIYNCSRLIKMYEKVGPQLEGGMACGGVVGVVDVPYLVLEPTHNKQDFADAKEYRHLLRAMGEHLAQYWKDIAIAQRGIIKFWDEFGYLSANWNQPPSSELRYKRRRAMEIPTTIQCDLCLKWRTLPFQLSSVEKDYPDTWVCSMNPDPEQDRCEASEQKQKVPLGTFRKDLKTQEEKQKQLTEKIRQQQEKLEALQKTTPIRSQADLKKLPLEVTTRPSTEEPARRPQRPRSPPLPAVIKNAPSRPPSLQAPRPASQPRKAAVINTTPKPPVLAAREEASTSRLLQPPEAPRKPANTPVKTASRPTPMVQPLSPSLLPNSKSPREVPAPRAIKTPVVKKPEPPSKLSPTTPSRKRTLGVSDEEEAEEEAERRKERSKRGKFAVKEEKKDLNELSDSAGEEDPADLKRAQKDKGLHVEVRVNREWYTGRVTAVEVGKHVVRWKVKFDYVPTDTTPRDRWVEKGSEDVRLMKPPSPEYQSPDTQQEGGEEEEEEEEEEVVVAQQAVAMAEPSTSDCIRIEPDTTAPSTNHETIDLLVQILRNCLRYFLPPSFPISKKELSVMNSDELISFPLKEYFKQYEVGLQNLCHSYQSRADSRAKASEESLRTSERKLRETEEKLQKLRTNIVALLQKVQEESVVSTLAAQHPDQEGWRWCGCLGLIPARPTDIDINTDDELDAYIEDLITKGD; this is encoded by the exons AGATGCTGATGCCACCAGAATAGATATTTATGCAG AAAGGCGAGAGGACCTTCGAGGAGGATTTATGCTTTGCTTTTTGGATGATGGAGCAGGAATGGATCCAA GTGATGCTGCCAGTGTGATCCAGTTTGGGAAGTCAGCCAAGCGAACGCCTGAGTCCACCCAGATTGGGCAGTATGGGAATGGGTTAAAATC GGGCTCAATGCGCATTGGGAAGGATTTTATACTCTTCACCAAGAAGGAGGATACCATGACTTGCCTCTTCTTGTCCAGGACCTTTCATGAGGAGGAAGGCATTGATGAG GTGATAGTTCCATTGCCCACCTGGAATGCTCGCACCCGGGAACCTGTCACAGACAACGTGGAGAAGTTTGCCATTGAGACAGAACTCATCTATAAGTATTCTCCCTTCCGCAATGAAGAGGAGGTTATGTCTCAGTTCATGAAGATTCCTGGGGACAGTG GAACACTGGTGATCATTTTCAATCTCAAACTCATGGATAATGGAGAGCCAGAGCTAGACATAATCTCAAATCCAAGAGATATCCAGATGGCAGAGACTTCCCCAGAGGGCAC GAAGCCAGAGCGGCGCTCATTCCGCGCCTATGCTGCCGTGCTCTATATTGATCCCCGGATGAGGATCTTCATTCATGGGCACAAGGTGCAGACCAAGAGACTCTCCTGCTGCCTGTATAAGCCCAG GATGTACAAGTACACATCAAGCCGTTTCAAGACTCGTGCAGAGCAGGAGGTGAAGAAAGCTGAACATGTGGCACGGATTG CTGAGGAGAAGGCACGGGAGGCGGAGAGCAAAGCTCGGACATTAGAAGTTCGCCTAGGTGGAGACCTCACACGGGACTCTAGG GTAATGTTGCGGCAGGTCCAGAACACAGCCATTACCCTGCGCAGGGAAGCTGATGTCAAGAAGCGGATCAAGGAGGCCAAGCAGCG AGCACTTAAAGAAcctaaggaactgaattttgtttttgggGTCAACATTGAACACCGGGACCTGGATGGCATGTTCATCTATAACTGTAGCCGCTTGATCAAGATGTATGAGAAAGTGGGCCCACAGCTGGAAGGGGGCAT GGCATGTGGTGGAGTTGTTGGGGTTGTTGATGTCCCCTACCTGGTCCTGGAACCTACACACAACAAGCAGGACTTTGCTGATGCCAAGGAGTACCGGCACCTGTTGAGGGCGATGGGGGAGCATCTGGCACAGTACTGGAAGGACATTGCGATTG CTCAGAGGGGAATCATCAAGTTCTGGGATGAGTTTGGCTACCTCTCTGCCAACTGGAACCAGCCCCCATCCAGTGAGCTACGTTACAAGCGTCGGAGAGCTATGGAAATCCCAACCACAATCCAGTGTG ATTTGTGTCTGAAGTGGCGAACCCTCCCCTTCCAGCTGAGTTCTGTGGAAAAAGATTACCCTGATACCTGGGTTTGCTCCATGAACCCTGATCCTGAGCAGGACCG ATGTGAGGCTTCTGAACAGAAGCAGAAGGTTCCCCTGGGGACATTCAGAAAGGACCTGAAGACacaagaagagaagcagaagcagcTGACAGAGAAAATTCGCCAGCAGCAGGAGAAGCTAGAGGCCCTGCAG AAAACCACACCTATCCGATCCCAAGCTGACCTGAAGAAATTGCCTTTGGAAGTGACCACCAGACCTTCCACTGAG GAACCTGCACGTAGACCTCAGCGACCTCGATCACCTCCTTTACCTGCTGTCATCAAGAATGCCCCAAGCAGGCCCCCTTCTTTGCAAGCTCCcaggccagccagccagccccgaAAGGCTGCTGTCATCAACACCACCCCAAAGCCTCCTGTCCTGGCAGCCCGGGAGGAGGCCAGTACATCCAGGCTTCTCCAGCCACCGGAGGCACCCCGGAAGCCTGCTAACACGCCGGTCAAGACTGCATCCCGGCCCACCCCCATGGTGCAGCCACTATCACCATCTCTGCTGCCCAACTCCAAGAGCCCTCGGGAGGTCCCTGCTCCCAGAGCAATCAAGACTCCAGTGGTCAAGAAGCCAGAGCCACCCAGTAAACTCTCCCCA ACCACTCCTAGTCGGAAGCGGACTCTTGGGGTCTCTGACGAGGAAGAAGCTGAGGAAGAGgctgagaggaggaaagagaggtcTAAGCGGGGCAAGTTTGCtgtgaaggaggaaaagaaggactTGAATGAG CTCTCGGACAGTGCTGGGGAAGAGGATCCAGCTGACCTTAAGAGGGCTCAGAAAG ATAAAGGGTTGCACGTGGAGGTGCGTGTGAACAGGGAGTGGTACACGGGCCGTGTCACAGCTGTGGAGGTGGGCAAGCATGTGGTGCGGTGGAAGGTGAAGTTTGACTACGTGCCCACAGACACCACTCCGAGAGACCGCTG GGTGGAGAAAGGCAGTGAGGATGTGCGGCTGATGAAACCTCCTTCTCCGGAGTACCAGAGCCCTGACACTcagcaggagggtggggaggaggaggaagaggaggaggaagaggaggtggtggtggccCAGCAGGCTGTAGCCATGGCAGAGCCCTCCACTTCTGACTGCATCCGCATAGAGCCTGACACCACCGCCCCCAGCACTAACCACGAGACCATTGACCTGCTCGTGCAGATCCTCCG GAATTGTTTACGGTACTTCCTGCCTCCAAGTTTCCCCATCTCCAAGAAGGAGCTGAGTGTTATGAATTCAGATGAGCTAATATCATTTCCTCTG AAAGAGTACTTCAAGCAGTATGAAGTGGGGCTCCAGAATCTGTGCCATTCCTACCAGAGCCGTGCTGACTCACGGGCCAAGGCCTCTGAGGAGAGCCTGCGCACTTCTGAGAGAAAGCTccgagagacagaggagaagttGCAGAAGCTGAGGACCAACATCGTGGCGCTCCTGCAAAAGGTGCAGGAG GAATCTGTGgtttcaaccctggctgcacagcATCCTGACCAAGAGGGCTGGAGGTGGTGCGGCTGCCTGGGCCTCATCCCAGCCAGACCCACG GACATAGACATCAACACAGATGATGAGCTGGATGCCTACATCGAGGACCTGATCACCAAGGGGGACTGA
- the MORC2 gene encoding ATPase MORC2 isoform X2, whose translation MAFTNYSSLNRAQLTFEYLHTNSTTHEFLFGALAELVDNARDADATRIDIYAERREDLRGGFMLCFLDDGAGMDPSDAASVIQFGKSAKRTPESTQIGQYGNGLKSGSMRIGKDFILFTKKEDTMTCLFLSRTFHEEEGIDEVIVPLPTWNARTREPVTDNVEKFAIETELIYKYSPFRNEEEVMSQFMKIPGDSGTLVIIFNLKLMDNGEPELDIISNPRDIQMAETSPEGTKPERRSFRAYAAVLYIDPRMRIFIHGHKVQTKRLSCCLYKPRMYKYTSSRFKTRAEQEVKKAEHVARIAEEKAREAESKARTLEVRLGGDLTRDSRVMLRQVQNTAITLRREADVKKRIKEAKQRALKEPKELNFVFGVNIEHRDLDGMFIYNCSRLIKMYEKVGPQLEGGMACGGVVGVVDVPYLVLEPTHNKQDFADAKEYRHLLRAMGEHLAQYWKDIAIAQRGIIKFWDEFGYLSANWNQPPSSELRYKRRRAMEIPTTIQCDLCLKWRTLPFQLSSVEKDYPDTWVCSMNPDPEQDRCEASEQKQKVPLGTFRKDLKTQEEKQKQLTEKIRQQQEKLEALQKTTPIRSQADLKKLPLEVTTRPSTEEPARRPQRPRSPPLPAVIKNAPSRPPSLQAPRPASQPRKAAVINTTPKPPVLAAREEASTSRLLQPPEAPRKPANTPVKTASRPTPMVQPLSPSLLPNSKSPREVPAPRAIKTPVVKKPEPPSKLSPTTPSRKRTLGVSDEEEAEEEAERRKERSKRGKFAVKEEKKDLNELSDSAGEEDPADLKRAQKDKGLHVEVRVNREWYTGRVTAVEVGKHVVRWKVKFDYVPTDTTPRDRWVEKGSEDVRLMKPPSPEYQSPDTQQEGGEEEEEEEEEEVVVAQQAVAMAEPSTSDCIRIEPDTTAPSTNHETIDLLVQILRNCLRYFLPPSFPISKKELSVMNSDELISFPLKEYFKQYEVGLQNLCHSYQSRADSRAKASEESLRTSERKLRETEEKLQKLRTNIVALLQKVQEHPDQEGWRWCGCLGLIPARPTDIDINTDDELDAYIEDLITKGD comes from the exons AGATGCTGATGCCACCAGAATAGATATTTATGCAG AAAGGCGAGAGGACCTTCGAGGAGGATTTATGCTTTGCTTTTTGGATGATGGAGCAGGAATGGATCCAA GTGATGCTGCCAGTGTGATCCAGTTTGGGAAGTCAGCCAAGCGAACGCCTGAGTCCACCCAGATTGGGCAGTATGGGAATGGGTTAAAATC GGGCTCAATGCGCATTGGGAAGGATTTTATACTCTTCACCAAGAAGGAGGATACCATGACTTGCCTCTTCTTGTCCAGGACCTTTCATGAGGAGGAAGGCATTGATGAG GTGATAGTTCCATTGCCCACCTGGAATGCTCGCACCCGGGAACCTGTCACAGACAACGTGGAGAAGTTTGCCATTGAGACAGAACTCATCTATAAGTATTCTCCCTTCCGCAATGAAGAGGAGGTTATGTCTCAGTTCATGAAGATTCCTGGGGACAGTG GAACACTGGTGATCATTTTCAATCTCAAACTCATGGATAATGGAGAGCCAGAGCTAGACATAATCTCAAATCCAAGAGATATCCAGATGGCAGAGACTTCCCCAGAGGGCAC GAAGCCAGAGCGGCGCTCATTCCGCGCCTATGCTGCCGTGCTCTATATTGATCCCCGGATGAGGATCTTCATTCATGGGCACAAGGTGCAGACCAAGAGACTCTCCTGCTGCCTGTATAAGCCCAG GATGTACAAGTACACATCAAGCCGTTTCAAGACTCGTGCAGAGCAGGAGGTGAAGAAAGCTGAACATGTGGCACGGATTG CTGAGGAGAAGGCACGGGAGGCGGAGAGCAAAGCTCGGACATTAGAAGTTCGCCTAGGTGGAGACCTCACACGGGACTCTAGG GTAATGTTGCGGCAGGTCCAGAACACAGCCATTACCCTGCGCAGGGAAGCTGATGTCAAGAAGCGGATCAAGGAGGCCAAGCAGCG AGCACTTAAAGAAcctaaggaactgaattttgtttttgggGTCAACATTGAACACCGGGACCTGGATGGCATGTTCATCTATAACTGTAGCCGCTTGATCAAGATGTATGAGAAAGTGGGCCCACAGCTGGAAGGGGGCAT GGCATGTGGTGGAGTTGTTGGGGTTGTTGATGTCCCCTACCTGGTCCTGGAACCTACACACAACAAGCAGGACTTTGCTGATGCCAAGGAGTACCGGCACCTGTTGAGGGCGATGGGGGAGCATCTGGCACAGTACTGGAAGGACATTGCGATTG CTCAGAGGGGAATCATCAAGTTCTGGGATGAGTTTGGCTACCTCTCTGCCAACTGGAACCAGCCCCCATCCAGTGAGCTACGTTACAAGCGTCGGAGAGCTATGGAAATCCCAACCACAATCCAGTGTG ATTTGTGTCTGAAGTGGCGAACCCTCCCCTTCCAGCTGAGTTCTGTGGAAAAAGATTACCCTGATACCTGGGTTTGCTCCATGAACCCTGATCCTGAGCAGGACCG ATGTGAGGCTTCTGAACAGAAGCAGAAGGTTCCCCTGGGGACATTCAGAAAGGACCTGAAGACacaagaagagaagcagaagcagcTGACAGAGAAAATTCGCCAGCAGCAGGAGAAGCTAGAGGCCCTGCAG AAAACCACACCTATCCGATCCCAAGCTGACCTGAAGAAATTGCCTTTGGAAGTGACCACCAGACCTTCCACTGAG GAACCTGCACGTAGACCTCAGCGACCTCGATCACCTCCTTTACCTGCTGTCATCAAGAATGCCCCAAGCAGGCCCCCTTCTTTGCAAGCTCCcaggccagccagccagccccgaAAGGCTGCTGTCATCAACACCACCCCAAAGCCTCCTGTCCTGGCAGCCCGGGAGGAGGCCAGTACATCCAGGCTTCTCCAGCCACCGGAGGCACCCCGGAAGCCTGCTAACACGCCGGTCAAGACTGCATCCCGGCCCACCCCCATGGTGCAGCCACTATCACCATCTCTGCTGCCCAACTCCAAGAGCCCTCGGGAGGTCCCTGCTCCCAGAGCAATCAAGACTCCAGTGGTCAAGAAGCCAGAGCCACCCAGTAAACTCTCCCCA ACCACTCCTAGTCGGAAGCGGACTCTTGGGGTCTCTGACGAGGAAGAAGCTGAGGAAGAGgctgagaggaggaaagagaggtcTAAGCGGGGCAAGTTTGCtgtgaaggaggaaaagaaggactTGAATGAG CTCTCGGACAGTGCTGGGGAAGAGGATCCAGCTGACCTTAAGAGGGCTCAGAAAG ATAAAGGGTTGCACGTGGAGGTGCGTGTGAACAGGGAGTGGTACACGGGCCGTGTCACAGCTGTGGAGGTGGGCAAGCATGTGGTGCGGTGGAAGGTGAAGTTTGACTACGTGCCCACAGACACCACTCCGAGAGACCGCTG GGTGGAGAAAGGCAGTGAGGATGTGCGGCTGATGAAACCTCCTTCTCCGGAGTACCAGAGCCCTGACACTcagcaggagggtggggaggaggaggaagaggaggaggaagaggaggtggtggtggccCAGCAGGCTGTAGCCATGGCAGAGCCCTCCACTTCTGACTGCATCCGCATAGAGCCTGACACCACCGCCCCCAGCACTAACCACGAGACCATTGACCTGCTCGTGCAGATCCTCCG GAATTGTTTACGGTACTTCCTGCCTCCAAGTTTCCCCATCTCCAAGAAGGAGCTGAGTGTTATGAATTCAGATGAGCTAATATCATTTCCTCTG AAAGAGTACTTCAAGCAGTATGAAGTGGGGCTCCAGAATCTGTGCCATTCCTACCAGAGCCGTGCTGACTCACGGGCCAAGGCCTCTGAGGAGAGCCTGCGCACTTCTGAGAGAAAGCTccgagagacagaggagaagttGCAGAAGCTGAGGACCAACATCGTGGCGCTCCTGCAAAAGGTGCAGGAG cATCCTGACCAAGAGGGCTGGAGGTGGTGCGGCTGCCTGGGCCTCATCCCAGCCAGACCCACG GACATAGACATCAACACAGATGATGAGCTGGATGCCTACATCGAGGACCTGATCACCAAGGGGGACTGA
- the MORC2 gene encoding ATPase MORC2 isoform X4, producing MAFTNYSSLNRAQLTFEYLHTNSTTHEFLFGALAELVDNARDADATRIDIYAERREDLRGGFMLCFLDDGAGMDPSDAASVIQFGKSAKRTPESTQIGQYGNGLKSGSMRIGKDFILFTKKEDTMTCLFLSRTFHEEEGIDEVIVPLPTWNARTREPVTDNVEKFAIETELIYKYSPFRNEEEVMSQFMKIPGDSGTLVIIFNLKLMDNGEPELDIISNPRDIQMAETSPEGTKPERRSFRAYAAVLYIDPRMRIFIHGHKVQTKRLSCCLYKPRMYKYTSSRFKTRAEQEVKKAEHVARIAEEKAREAESKARTLEVRLGGDLTRDSRVMLRQVQNTAITLRREADVKKRIKEAKQRALKEPKELNFVFGVNIEHRDLDGMFIYNCSRLIKMYEKVGPQLEGGMACGGVVGVVDVPYLVLEPTHNKQDFADAKEYRHLLRAMGEHLAQYWKDIAIAQRGIIKFWDEFGYLSANWNQPPSSELRYKRRRAMEIPTTIQCDLCLKWRTLPFQLSSVEKDYPDTWVCSMNPDPEQDRCEASEQKQKVPLGTFRKDLKTQEEKQKQLTEKIRQQQEKLEALQKTTPIRSQADLKKLPLEVTTRPSTEEPARRPQRPRSPPLPAVIKNAPSRPPSLQAPRPASQPRKAAVINTTPKPPVLAAREEASTSRLLQPPEAPRKPANTPVKTASRPTPMVQPLSPSLLPNSKSPREVPAPRAIKTPVVKKPEPPSKLSPTTPSRKRTLGVSDEEEAEEEAERRKERSKRGKFAVKEEKKDLNELSDSAGEEDPADLKRAQKDKGLHVEVRVNREWYTGRVTAVEVGKHVVRWKVKFDYVPTDTTPRDRWVEKGSEDVRLMKPPSPEYQSPDTQQEGGEEEEEEEEEEVVVAQQAVAMAEPSTSDCIRIEPDTTAPSTNHETIDLLVQILRNCLRYFLPPSFPISKKELSVMNSDELISFPLKEYFKQYEVGLQNLCHSYQSRADSRAKASEESLRTSERKLRETEEKLQKLRTNIVALLQKDIDINTDDELDAYIEDLITKGD from the exons AGATGCTGATGCCACCAGAATAGATATTTATGCAG AAAGGCGAGAGGACCTTCGAGGAGGATTTATGCTTTGCTTTTTGGATGATGGAGCAGGAATGGATCCAA GTGATGCTGCCAGTGTGATCCAGTTTGGGAAGTCAGCCAAGCGAACGCCTGAGTCCACCCAGATTGGGCAGTATGGGAATGGGTTAAAATC GGGCTCAATGCGCATTGGGAAGGATTTTATACTCTTCACCAAGAAGGAGGATACCATGACTTGCCTCTTCTTGTCCAGGACCTTTCATGAGGAGGAAGGCATTGATGAG GTGATAGTTCCATTGCCCACCTGGAATGCTCGCACCCGGGAACCTGTCACAGACAACGTGGAGAAGTTTGCCATTGAGACAGAACTCATCTATAAGTATTCTCCCTTCCGCAATGAAGAGGAGGTTATGTCTCAGTTCATGAAGATTCCTGGGGACAGTG GAACACTGGTGATCATTTTCAATCTCAAACTCATGGATAATGGAGAGCCAGAGCTAGACATAATCTCAAATCCAAGAGATATCCAGATGGCAGAGACTTCCCCAGAGGGCAC GAAGCCAGAGCGGCGCTCATTCCGCGCCTATGCTGCCGTGCTCTATATTGATCCCCGGATGAGGATCTTCATTCATGGGCACAAGGTGCAGACCAAGAGACTCTCCTGCTGCCTGTATAAGCCCAG GATGTACAAGTACACATCAAGCCGTTTCAAGACTCGTGCAGAGCAGGAGGTGAAGAAAGCTGAACATGTGGCACGGATTG CTGAGGAGAAGGCACGGGAGGCGGAGAGCAAAGCTCGGACATTAGAAGTTCGCCTAGGTGGAGACCTCACACGGGACTCTAGG GTAATGTTGCGGCAGGTCCAGAACACAGCCATTACCCTGCGCAGGGAAGCTGATGTCAAGAAGCGGATCAAGGAGGCCAAGCAGCG AGCACTTAAAGAAcctaaggaactgaattttgtttttgggGTCAACATTGAACACCGGGACCTGGATGGCATGTTCATCTATAACTGTAGCCGCTTGATCAAGATGTATGAGAAAGTGGGCCCACAGCTGGAAGGGGGCAT GGCATGTGGTGGAGTTGTTGGGGTTGTTGATGTCCCCTACCTGGTCCTGGAACCTACACACAACAAGCAGGACTTTGCTGATGCCAAGGAGTACCGGCACCTGTTGAGGGCGATGGGGGAGCATCTGGCACAGTACTGGAAGGACATTGCGATTG CTCAGAGGGGAATCATCAAGTTCTGGGATGAGTTTGGCTACCTCTCTGCCAACTGGAACCAGCCCCCATCCAGTGAGCTACGTTACAAGCGTCGGAGAGCTATGGAAATCCCAACCACAATCCAGTGTG ATTTGTGTCTGAAGTGGCGAACCCTCCCCTTCCAGCTGAGTTCTGTGGAAAAAGATTACCCTGATACCTGGGTTTGCTCCATGAACCCTGATCCTGAGCAGGACCG ATGTGAGGCTTCTGAACAGAAGCAGAAGGTTCCCCTGGGGACATTCAGAAAGGACCTGAAGACacaagaagagaagcagaagcagcTGACAGAGAAAATTCGCCAGCAGCAGGAGAAGCTAGAGGCCCTGCAG AAAACCACACCTATCCGATCCCAAGCTGACCTGAAGAAATTGCCTTTGGAAGTGACCACCAGACCTTCCACTGAG GAACCTGCACGTAGACCTCAGCGACCTCGATCACCTCCTTTACCTGCTGTCATCAAGAATGCCCCAAGCAGGCCCCCTTCTTTGCAAGCTCCcaggccagccagccagccccgaAAGGCTGCTGTCATCAACACCACCCCAAAGCCTCCTGTCCTGGCAGCCCGGGAGGAGGCCAGTACATCCAGGCTTCTCCAGCCACCGGAGGCACCCCGGAAGCCTGCTAACACGCCGGTCAAGACTGCATCCCGGCCCACCCCCATGGTGCAGCCACTATCACCATCTCTGCTGCCCAACTCCAAGAGCCCTCGGGAGGTCCCTGCTCCCAGAGCAATCAAGACTCCAGTGGTCAAGAAGCCAGAGCCACCCAGTAAACTCTCCCCA ACCACTCCTAGTCGGAAGCGGACTCTTGGGGTCTCTGACGAGGAAGAAGCTGAGGAAGAGgctgagaggaggaaagagaggtcTAAGCGGGGCAAGTTTGCtgtgaaggaggaaaagaaggactTGAATGAG CTCTCGGACAGTGCTGGGGAAGAGGATCCAGCTGACCTTAAGAGGGCTCAGAAAG ATAAAGGGTTGCACGTGGAGGTGCGTGTGAACAGGGAGTGGTACACGGGCCGTGTCACAGCTGTGGAGGTGGGCAAGCATGTGGTGCGGTGGAAGGTGAAGTTTGACTACGTGCCCACAGACACCACTCCGAGAGACCGCTG GGTGGAGAAAGGCAGTGAGGATGTGCGGCTGATGAAACCTCCTTCTCCGGAGTACCAGAGCCCTGACACTcagcaggagggtggggaggaggaggaagaggaggaggaagaggaggtggtggtggccCAGCAGGCTGTAGCCATGGCAGAGCCCTCCACTTCTGACTGCATCCGCATAGAGCCTGACACCACCGCCCCCAGCACTAACCACGAGACCATTGACCTGCTCGTGCAGATCCTCCG GAATTGTTTACGGTACTTCCTGCCTCCAAGTTTCCCCATCTCCAAGAAGGAGCTGAGTGTTATGAATTCAGATGAGCTAATATCATTTCCTCTG AAAGAGTACTTCAAGCAGTATGAAGTGGGGCTCCAGAATCTGTGCCATTCCTACCAGAGCCGTGCTGACTCACGGGCCAAGGCCTCTGAGGAGAGCCTGCGCACTTCTGAGAGAAAGCTccgagagacagaggagaagttGCAGAAGCTGAGGACCAACATCGTGGCGCTCCTGCAAAAG GACATAGACATCAACACAGATGATGAGCTGGATGCCTACATCGAGGACCTGATCACCAAGGGGGACTGA